The proteins below come from a single Aptenodytes patagonicus chromosome 2, bAptPat1.pri.cur, whole genome shotgun sequence genomic window:
- the ZNF706 gene encoding zinc finger protein 706: MARGQQKIQSQQKNAKKQAEQKKKQGHDQKAAAKAALIYTCTVCRTQMPDPKTFKQHFESKHPKTPLPPELADVQA, encoded by the exons ATGGCTCGTGGACAGCAGAAGATTCAGTCGCAGCAGAAAAATGCCAAAAAGCAAGctgagcaaaaaaagaaacaaggacaTGATCAGAaggctgcagccaaggctgccttgaTATATACCTGCACTGTCTGTAGG ACACAAATGCCGGATCCCAAGACCTTCAAACAGCACTTTGAAAGCAAGCATCCTAAGACTCCACTTCCTCCAGAATTGGCTGATGTTCAGGCGTAA